CGAGGAGTTCGACGGCATGGTTCGGGTGCCGGTCGATCCATCCTGATGATTGGTCAGCCACGCCGCGACCAATTGTGGGCGAGGCGGTGCAACCTTTGGAGGGAAGGGGCGTTCGCGTTCTAGTTGAGCGTCACCCCTGAAAGGTCCTGCCCGAGATGATTGATAAACGCATGCAGGCAACCCTGATGGCCGCATTGTTGCTCGTCATCGGGATCGCTGCCTGGCCAACATATGCTGCCGAGCCAGCCTTCAAGAATGCCCGGCTGATCGGACGGTTTCTCGACGCCGGCGATCAGGCGGCTTTCGAGTGGCCCGGCAGCGCGATCGAGTTCGCGTTCGCGGGCAGTTGGCTGGACGTCGTGCTCGACGATCGCGGCAAGAACAGCCTGGTGCTGGATGTCGACGGCAAACTGTCCCGGATCGATCTGAAGAAAGGCTCCAACACCTACCGTCTCGTCGCGACGCAGGGCGCGGATCGCCACTCCGTCCGGCTCGTGCGCCGTACCGAGGCGTTTTTCGGAACCACCACTCTCAAGGATGTGCGCACCGATGGCACGCTTCTGCGGCCTGTGCCGAAGAAGCGCAGCCTGTTGGTGATCGGCGACTCGATTTCCGTCGGTTACGGCATCGAGGGCAAGGACGCGAAATGCAAGTTCAGCGCCGATACGGAAAATCAGTACCTGACCTATGCCGCGATCGCGGCGCGACGCTACGATGCGGACGTAATCACCTTGGCCGCTTCGGGAAAGGGGCTCGTTCGCAACTTTCAGGGAGCCAAGGGGCGCACAATGGCGGATTTGTACGACCGGGTTCTGCCCTCGCGGCGGGATCGCGAAGCGCTGCCCAAAACCGACGTCATCATCGTTCATCTCGGGACGAACGATTTCAGCGGCGGCGCCCGGCCCGCCAATTTTGCCGCCAGCTATGCCGAATTGCTGGCGAAACTGCGCGCCAATGCACCTGATGCGATGATCTACGCCGGGTTCGGGCCATCGCTAACGGGGGAGAACCTCGCCGCGGCGGACAAGGCGGTGGACGACGTGGTCAAGCAGCGGCGTGACGCCGGCGACAGCAAGACGGCGATGATCCGCTTCACCGAACCGCCTGGGGCATCGTTGCGCGGCTGCGACTGGCATCCCAACGAGGCCGGCCAGCAACGCATGGCCAATCAGCTTGGGGACAGGATCGAGGCGGACCTCGGCTGGACGCAAGCCCGATGAAGGCAGCATCCGCTGCTGGCTTGCAAGACGCCGCCGGGCCGGCGCGCGTGCGGACCATCCAATCCAAACTGCTCGGCCTGCAGGTGCTGCGGTTTGCGGCTGCCTTTTTCGTGGTCCTGTTCCATCTTGGCGTCGGCTTGCAGATCGAATTTGGAAACCGGACCAACATCTTTCACAACGGGGCGATTGGGGTCGACATCTTCTTCGTCATCAGCGGCTTCATCATCGCCTACACGACCGATCCCCAAAAAGGCGTGCTGTATTTCGTCAGACGTCGGCTTATGCGCATCGTCCCACTCTACTGGACACTGACGGCGGGCATTGCGGTCCTGGCCACGCTGAAGCCCGGTCTGCTGAATTCGACCGCGATCGACGGCGAGACCTTGATCAAGTCCCTGTTCTTCGTCCCGTTCGCAAAAGCGAATGGAGCCGTGCAGCCGATCCTGTTTCTGGGTTGGACGCTGAATTATGAGATGTTCTTCTACGGCATCTATGCCGCGTGCCTGGCGTTCGGCCTGTGCAGCCCGCTCGTGCCGGCCGCAATCATCGTGCTTCTCGTCGCCGCCACGAGCCTCGTGAAGCTGGATTACGTCCCGTGGCGGTTCTACACCAGTCCTTTGATGCTCGAATTCGTGCTCGGCATCGGCCTTTATCTTCTTTACAGGCGCAGCCCCGCGATCTTTCGTGGGCGCTCGCTGCCGATATTCCTCGTGTTCGTGGCGGCTATGGCGTTGCGCGCGCCGCTGCTCGAGATCCATTGGCTGGTGGCCAACGGCATTCCGGCGGTGCTGCTGGTCGCCGCCGTCCTGCCATGGGCGCCGGCCCCGACGCCAATCGTCCTGTTCATGGTTCTGCTGGGGAACGTGTCCTATTCGCTCTATCTCTCGCACCCTTACGTGCTTCAACTCGCCGTCAAACTGATGCCGGACCATGCGGGAGCCGCCACGCAGATCCTGCTGGGCGGTGCCGCCTGCGTGCTTTCAGTCGCCCTCTCGATCGTGTTGTACTTTACGATCGAACGGCCGGCGCAGCTTGCTGCGCCTGTCCCGAAGCGTCGATGACAAGGTTCGCTGCTACCAAGGGGTCTTCTCGCCGGGCGCGGCCGGCTCGATCGCCAGCGCGTGCACGCCGGCCTTCAGTTCGTCGGCAAGCAGCTGGTTGACGGCGCGGTGGCGGTCGATGCGGCTCATGCCGGCAAATTCCGGGGAGACGATGCGGACACGGAAATGCGTCTCGCCGGTGCCGTCGAACACGGCCTCGTGGCCCGACTCGACGTGATGGTGGCCGGCGTGAAGGTGGCTTTCGTTGATGA
The window above is part of the Mesorhizobium sp. WSM4904 genome. Proteins encoded here:
- a CDS encoding SGNH/GDSL hydrolase family protein, translating into MQATLMAALLLVIGIAAWPTYAAEPAFKNARLIGRFLDAGDQAAFEWPGSAIEFAFAGSWLDVVLDDRGKNSLVLDVDGKLSRIDLKKGSNTYRLVATQGADRHSVRLVRRTEAFFGTTTLKDVRTDGTLLRPVPKKRSLLVIGDSISVGYGIEGKDAKCKFSADTENQYLTYAAIAARRYDADVITLAASGKGLVRNFQGAKGRTMADLYDRVLPSRRDREALPKTDVIIVHLGTNDFSGGARPANFAASYAELLAKLRANAPDAMIYAGFGPSLTGENLAAADKAVDDVVKQRRDAGDSKTAMIRFTEPPGASLRGCDWHPNEAGQQRMANQLGDRIEADLGWTQAR
- a CDS encoding acyltransferase, whose product is MKAASAAGLQDAAGPARVRTIQSKLLGLQVLRFAAAFFVVLFHLGVGLQIEFGNRTNIFHNGAIGVDIFFVISGFIIAYTTDPQKGVLYFVRRRLMRIVPLYWTLTAGIAVLATLKPGLLNSTAIDGETLIKSLFFVPFAKANGAVQPILFLGWTLNYEMFFYGIYAACLAFGLCSPLVPAAIIVLLVAATSLVKLDYVPWRFYTSPLMLEFVLGIGLYLLYRRSPAIFRGRSLPIFLVFVAAMALRAPLLEIHWLVANGIPAVLLVAAVLPWAPAPTPIVLFMVLLGNVSYSLYLSHPYVLQLAVKLMPDHAGAATQILLGGAACVLSVALSIVLYFTIERPAQLAAPVPKRR
- a CDS encoding BolA family protein translates to MSIQSTMENKLKAAFSPERLSVINESHLHAGHHHVESGHEAVFDGTGETHFRVRIVSPEFAGMSRIDRHRAVNQLLADELKAGVHALAIEPAAPGEKTPW